The region CGGCCGGGGTGACGATGCCTTCGAAATGGCCGTATTCGTCGTGCAGCAACGCCATCGGCACTTCCGCCAAGCGCAGCGCGCTCAGCGCGTCCATCGCGTCCAGCTGGTCCAGCACCACCGGCGCGGGACGCAGCAGCGCGCGCAGATCGAGCGGGGCGTTGCCGAGCAGCGCGATGGCGATGTCGCGCGCCTGCACCACCCCGATCACCGCATCGACCGACCCCTCCGCCACCGGCAGGCGGCTGTGCGTCATGCCGAGCAGGGCCGCGCGGATACCGTCCTCCTCCAGCCCGATATCAATCCATTCGATTTCGGTGCGGGGCGTCATCACCTCGCGCACGGGGCGATCCGCCAGGCGCACGACGCCGGAAATGATCGAGCGTTCGTGTTCCTCGATCACGCCCGATTTGCTCGCCTCGGCGACGATCAGGTGCAGTTCCTCCGCCGTCACGTGATCCTCGGTCTCGCGCTTCAGCCGCATCAGCTTGAACAGCAGGGCACTCGACGAATCGAGCAATACGCCGAGCGGCGCGGTGCCCCAGGCGATCCAGCGCATCGTCGGCGCCATGAACGCCGCGATCGTCTCGGGCGCGCGCAGCGCGATCTGCTTGGGCACGAGTTCGCCGACGATCAGCGAGGCATAGGTGGTCAGCCCGATGACGAGCGCGAAGCCGATCGTGCCGGTCGTTTCCTGCGAAAAGCCGAGCCAGCCGAGCCGGGCCGCGACCGGCGCGCCGAGGCTCGCGCCCGAATAGGCGCCGGCGAGGATGCCGATCAGCGTGATGCCGATCTGTACCGTGGACAGGAACTTGCCGGGATCGGCGGCGAGCAGCATCGCCGCGCGCGCGCCGCGCTTGCCCGCCCGCGCCATCGCCTCCAATCGCGCCTTGCGCGCCGAGACAATCGCCAGTTCGGACATCGCGAAGACGCCGTTCAACGCGATCAGCGCGAGGATGATCGCCACGTCGATCCAGGGGAAGGGGGGAAGCGGTGCCATGTCGCTGCCTAGGCTCTTGCAGCACATCGCCGCGCTTAACAACCTCCTCGTCGCGACCGCGCTTCATCTTGCGTTCAAATCGCAACCGGAACAATCGCCTCCGGACACGGGTTGTTTGTCCGCGAACGGCGGACGCGGAATTCTCTATCCGCCCACGGCGGACGCCGGTCGCGCAATCGCCATGTAAGGAGTTTTCTATGCCAGCCCCCAAATTGCTGATCGGCGCCGCGATGGTCGCGCTCATCACCGTCAGCGGTTGCGTCACTGATCCGGAGACGGGCCAGCGCAGCATTTCGAAGACCGCGCTGGGTGGCATCGGCGGAGCGCTGGGCGGCTATCTGCTCGGCGACATCGTCGGCGGTCGCAACGATCGCACCGCGAAGATCGTCGGCGCAGGCTTGGGCGGCATCGCCGGGGCCGGCATCGGCGCCTATATGGACAAGCAGGAACGCGAGCTGCGCGCGCGCACCGCCGGCACCGACGTGCAGGTGATCCGCCAGGGCGACGACCTGATCCTCAACATCCCGTCGGGCATCAATTTCGCGTATAACAGCGCCGACGTGCAGCCGCAGTTCCGCAGCACGCTGGACCGCGTGGCGGACGTGCTCGGCCAGTATCGCGAGACCTATATCGACGTGTACGGCCATACCGATTCGACCGGCAGCGACGATTACAATCAGGGCCTGTCGGAACGCCGCGCGATCTCGGTCGCCGATTATCTTTCCGGCCACGGCGTGCAATCCGCGCGCATCGCGACGCGCGGTTACGGCGAGACGCAGCCGATCGCGTCGAACGACACCGAACAGGGCCGCGCGGCGAATCGTCGCGTCGAGATCAAGATCGTGCCGATCTCGCAGAACGATCTGCGGCGATAGAACCGGCTCTCCGTCATCCCGGCGAAGGCCGGGATCCAACGTGTCGCATACGCATCAGACGTAACTTTCGGGGCACGTTGGATCCCGGATCAAGCCCGGGATGACGGGGTTTGGCTACCGCCTTGCGGCGAAGAAATCGCGGAGCAGCGCGCCGGCCTCGACCTCGCCGATGCCAGAATAGACGTCCGGTCGGTGATGGCACGTGGCCTGACCGAAGAACCGCGCGCCATGCGCCACCGCCCCGCCCTTCACGTCGTCCGCGCCGTAATAGAGCCGCGCGATCCGGGCATGGGCGATCGCTCCGGCGCACATCTGGCACGGCTCCAGCGTGACCCACAGGTCGCAATCTTCCAGTCGGTCGGTACCCAGCGCCAGCGCGGCGGCGCGAATCGCGAGGATTTCGGCATGCGCGGTCGGGTCGTGCAGCGTGCGGGGGGCGTTGGCCGCGATGGCGATCACTTCGCCCGCCCGCGTCACGACGGCGCCGACCGGCACCTCGCCCGCCGCGGCGGCACGGGCGGCGGCATCCAGCGCGACGCGCATCGGGGCGGGCATGGGGAACATCGCGCTCCCTATGCCCGCCCCGATGCGCGTCTGCCAGCCCGCCTTACTGAGCGGTCGAATTGCCCTCCGGGCGATCCATCTTCACGGTCGGCACGGTGATCGTCTTGTTCTCGGTACCGACGACGATCTTGGCCATATCGGCATCGACCTTCGGTGCGCTGCCGCCCTCCACCTTCAGGCTGGGCAGCGAGCCCGGCGTGGCGTTCAGCTTGAGCAGGCCGAACGACATCAGGCCGACGACGACCAGGGCGGCGAGCCCGATCAGGATGAGAATGGCGCGCATGGAAACCTCCCTTTGAAAGTCGAATCGTTAGCGTAATAACGTCACAGTCGCGCGGAAGGTTGCACGGAACACGCGTGAATCGGTTGACGCCCCGGCCCGATGCGGCTATCCGCGCCGCCTTTACGGGACACCTTACAGGGGTCCGAAATTCAGGATTAGCGAACATGTCGCGCATTTGCGAGCTGACCGGCAAGGGCCGGATGGTGGGTAACAACGTTTCCCACGCGAACAACAAGACCAAGCGGACGTTCCTGCCGAATCTGCAGAACGTGACGCTGATGTCGGACGCACTCGGCACCTCGGTAAAGCTGCGCGTGTCCACCCACGGCCTGCGCTCGGTCGAGCATGTCGGCGGCCTCGACAACTGGCTGGTCAAGACGACCGACGACAAGCTGTCGCTGCGCGCACGCCGCCTGAAGCGCGACGTCCGCAAGAAGCTTGACACGGCGGTCGCCGCCTAACATCCTGTTGCGACGCGACATTGCCGGCCCGCTCTTCGGTCTGGAGAGCGGGCCGTCGGCGTTCGTGTCGCGCTCCGGGAGGTGGTTCGGTCGCTAGGGCTCCAGCCGGAACTTGAGCAGCAGACTGCGCTGCAGGAACAGCTGGTTGTCGTCCGACACCATCCAGATCACCGTATCCGGCCCCTCGCGCAGCACCGCCAGCCCTTCGAAATTGTCGTGTAGCAATGGCGCGGCGAAGGTCGCGATCTCCTCGCCCCGCACCCGCGCGCCGGGGCGAATCGCCCTGGGATCGACGATCGTCAGCTTGGCGGTGAAATCGAACGGCAGCGCGAACTTGCGGTTGAGTACCAGGATGCGCCCATCGGGCAGCAACGCCGCGTCGCTCGGGTCGTAATCTGTGGGCGGCAGATAGACGAAGCCGAAGCCGGCGTTCGGCCTCACGGTCGGATCGCCGGCGAAGCGAATCGCGATTCGGCCGGGCGTCTTGCTGCCGTCCCGTGCCTTGGGCTGCACCGTCTCGGCGAAGACGATCGTCGCGCCGTCCGGCATCCGCACCATCGCCTCCGGGCCGCCATTCTCGTACCAGCGGTGCATCACGCGCGGCGCGGCATGCGCGTGCACCGCCGTGAGCTGGTGATCGTAGCGCCAAATCGCATTGGCGAATTCGAAACCGATCAGCACGTCGCCGGTCCTGCGATCTACGATCATCGATTCGCTGTCGCGGTCGCGCTTGCGCCAGCCATTGTCCGGTCCGCCCGGCAGTTCGGCGAACTGCCGCGCGCCGATCCGCCACTTCGCATCCATGTCGAAGCGCACGATGTTGCCGCCGTCGCTGAGCAAGGTGAACCGCTTGCGCTCGACCATCAGCGAGGAGAAGCCGCCGAACACCAGATCCGGGCTCTTCAGCTCGACCCCGCCGAGATAGGTCAGCCGCCCGACCCGCCGCCGCGCCGGATCGGCCGCGTCGAGCGCCACCGGCGTCGCGCTGAATTCGACCCTGGGGCCGAGCAGCCCGAGCCGCGACGGACCGTCCCAGCCGGGGGTGAGGACGGGAAGCAGGAGGATCAGGAGCCAGGTGCGCACGCGCCCTCATAGCCGCGAACGCCGGGCGGACCAGCCCGCGCATGCCGATGAACACGGGATAACGGACCCATTCAGGGATCGCTCAATCCGACTCCTCCATATGTCATGACATCGAGGGAGCCGGGAGCTTCGTCGAAGGTGTTTGACGAAGCCAAGGCACAGGAGAAATTCGATGTTCAAGAAATTCACACTCGCCGTTACCGCCCTCGCCATGGGTTCGGCCGCTCTGGTCTCGGCCACGCCGGCTTCGGCGCAGCGCTATAATGGCGGATATTATGGCGACCAGTACGACCGTGACCAGGTGCAGTACCGCGACTATCGCGGCGACCGTGGTTACTATCGCGACGATCGCGCCAATTACCGCGACAACCGCAATTATCGCGACGACCGCCGCTATTACAACAATCGCCGCAGCAACCGTTGCGACAATACCGGCGGCACGGTGATCGGCGCGATTGCCGGCGGCCTGCTCGGCAACACGGTGGCCGGGCGCGGCGACCGCCTGCTCGGAACCGTGCTGGGCGCCGGTGCCGGTGCCCTGGCCGGGCGGGCGATCGACCGGTCGGACGATCCGCGGGGTTGCCGCCGCTGACGGGTAAAGGTGGCGAGCGAGGCTCGCCACCGATGCTCGGCAAAGCCGAGCATTACCCGGCACGGCCGGCGGGTCGGCCTCTGCCGATCCCGTCCGACGGCGGCTTTGCCGGCGTCCGCGCCCGAAGAGTTTGCGTATCCCTCGTGTGGCGTAATGAGGGCGAAGGCCGGTTCCCGTCGTTCGGGGGCCGGCCTTCAACTTTTGGGGAGACGTGGGGCCACCCCCTCCACCGTTCGTGCTGAGCCTGTCGAAGCACGTGCCCCGAACGCGCCCTTCGACAGGCTCAGGGCGAACGGATCGGGGGGCACTGGGTTTTGTCCCAACGCCGCCGGCAAAGCCGTCGGCCGGATCGGGGTGTTACCCCGTCCGCCGGCCGTGCCGGGCGCTGCGGCGGAGCCGCACCGGCGGCGAAGATCGCCGCCTGCGCCCGTCAGTACATATGCTGCCCGCCATTGATGCTCAGCGTGGAGCCGGTAACGAACCCGCCCTCCTCCGAACACAGGAACGCCACGCCGCGTGCGATCTCGTGCGCCTGGCCGAGCCGCCCGACGGGGATCTTCGCGACGATCTTCTCCAGCACGTCGGCCGGCACCGCCGCGACCATGTCGGTGTCGATATAGCCCGGCGCGATCGCGTTCACCGTCACGCCTGCCCGCGCGCCTTCCTGCGCCAGCGCTTTGGTGAAGCCGTGAATGCCCGATTTCGCGGCGGCATAGTTCACCTGGCCATATTGCCCGGCCTGCCCGTTGATCGATCCGATATTGACGATGCGTCCCCATTTGCGGTTGCGCATGCCGGGGAAGACGGCCTTGGCCATGTTGAAACAGCCGCCCAGATTGGTGTCCATCACCTCTTTCCAATCCTGATACGTCATCTTCAGGATCGTGCCGTCGCGCGTGATGCCGGCATTGTTGACGACGATATCCACATCGCCCAGATCGGCGGCGACCTGAGCGCAACCGGCCTGGCAGGCGTCGTAATCGCTGACATCCCATTTATAGGCCTTGATCCCGGTGCGTTCGGTGAATTCCCGCGCGCGTTCGTCGTTGCCGGCGTAATTCGCCGCGACCGTCAGCCCCATGTCCTTGAGCGCCAGGCTGATCGCCTCACCGATCCCACGCGTACCTCCGGTTACGATTGCGACGCGTGCCATATCACTCTCCTGGATTCTAATAGTCCCGACGTGACGCTACGGCCTCGGCGTCCAGCCTTCAAGCTCCCGCGCGATCAAGCTTCGTAACATATCAATGCCGGTGTCGCTGTCGTTCAGGCAGGGCAGATAGGCGAAGTGCGTGCCGCCCGCCTGTTCGAAGCTCTCGCGCCCGCGAATCGCCAGCTCCTCCAGCGTCTCCAGGCAATCGGCCGAGAAGCCCGGCGCGAAGATCGCGACCTTCTTCACGCCCTTGCCCGGCAACGCCTCCAGAATGGTGTCGGTCGCCGGCGTCAGCCATTTCGCGCGCCCGAAACGCGACTGGAAGGCGATCGTGATCTCACGCCCCCCCAAAGTTTCCTTCAGCGCCTCGCCGAGCAACCGCGCGGTCTTCTGGCAATGGCAATGATAGGGATCGCCCAGTTCCAGCGTCCGCTGCGGCATGCCGTGGAAGCTGGCGACGATCGCCTCGGGCTCAAAATCCAACGCTGCCAATCCCCGTTCGACCGACGCCTTCAGCGCGGCGATATAGCCGGCATCGTCGTGATAAGGCGGCAACGTGCGCAGCGCGGGTTGCCAGCGCATCTTCGCCAGCGCCTCGAACGCCTTGTCGTTGGCGGTCGCGGTCGTCGCCGCGCAATATTGCGGATAGAGCGGCGCGATCAGGATGCGTTCGCACCCCGCCGCCTTCATCGCCGCCAGCCGGTCGGCGATCGCGGGATTGCCGTAGCGCATCGCCCAATCGACCAGCACGGCCGGCCCGAACGCATGCTTCAGCCCCGCCGCCTGCAGCCGGGTGATCGCGGCGAGCGGCGATCCGTCCTCGCGCCACACCAGCCCGTAGGCATGCGCGGATTTCTTCGGCCGGGTGTTCAGGATGATGCCGCGCAGGATCGGCTGCCACGCGATCGGCGGTATCTCCACCACGCGCCGGTCGGACAGGAATTCCCGCAGATAGCGCTTCACGGATTTCGCATCCGGCCCGTCGGGCGTGCCGAGATTGGTCAGCAGCACGCCGATCTTCGGCTTCGGAATCACGGGGTGGTCGGGGGGCAGGATCATATCGCGGTCATTCTCTCGTAAGTCATCATCACCGTCATCCCCGCGCAGGCGGGGATCCATACGGCCTCCCTCGAACGCCCTGGGGCCGATCGACCTTCAGCCGTTGGAGCGCATCCTGCTATCCATTCATCGTCACCCCGGACCTGTTCCGGGGTCCACCGTGCCGCCAACTCGGCGTTCACTTCACTATTGGTTCGAAAGCCGCCTGGTGTACCCCGGACCAGGTCGGTACTTATACCCTTCGAACAAGTATTCGTCATTCCCGCGCAGGCGGGAATCCATACTGGCTTACCTTTCGCTTCGTAAGCGCCGTCAGAGCCTATGGATCCCCGCCTTCGCGGGGATGACGGCTTCATGCTTGCTCGAGAGGTATAAGCGCCGACCAGGTCCGGGGTGACAAAATGCAGAATGTCGATCCGTCCTAACACAATGTCGGAGATATGGATTCCCGCCTGCGTGGGAATGACGACCGGGTTGATACCGGATCACCCCGCACCGGTTCTGAGCGGCAGGCCGCGCAAGCGGAACCCCGTCGCCGATTGCAGCGCGTTGGCGATGGCGGGCGCGACCGGCGGGACGGCGAGTTCGCTCACGCCGCCGGGCTCGGCCTCGCTGCGGATCAGTTCCACCGTGATGTCCGGCGTGTCGGCGAGGCGCGGCAGGTTGAGATCGCTCAAAGTCCGCGCATCGGCGAGGTTCTCGGTGAAGCCGGTGGAGGCGCCGATTGCCTGCGCCATGCCGAAGATCAGCCCGCTCTCGATCGCCTGCAACACCACGTCCGGATTCACCTGACGCCCGCAATCCACCGCCGCGACGATCCGGTCGACGCTGATCGCCTGGCCCTCCCCGATATGCGCTTCGACCAGCACCGCGATATAGCTGCCCCGGAAGCTGTGACAGGCGATGCCCTGCCCGCTGCCGGGAATGCCGCCCTCCCATCCGCCGAGCGACGCGGCGGTCGACAGGCAGCGCGCCAACCGCGCGTCGCCGCCGAGCATGCCGATGCGGTACGACACGGGTTCGGAACTGGCGACATGCGCCAGTTCGTCGAGAAAGCATTCGGTGAAGAAGCAGTTGGTGCTGTGCGCGCCCGATCGCCAATGGCCGGTCGGCACGCCGATCTCGGCCGGGTGATGATCGACCGCGAAGCTCGGGATACGGTAGAACGGCTTCGCGCCGCCGACGGCATAGGCATCGCCCCGGCCCACCGCCTTCATCGCAAGATTGGCGATCCTGTCGCTCGGCATCAACCGCGCGGCCAGTTCCCGGCCGGTGGCGGGCGCGGCGATCTTGGCCAGCCAGCCGACGATCTGCCCGTTCGCGGCCAGCCGCGCGGTCATCCGAGCGGCGGCCGGCGGGCGATAGCGATCGTGGAGCAGATCCTCCGATCGCGACCAGACCAGTTGCACCGGGCGCTTCAGTTCGCGCGCCAGCAACGCCGCCTGTTCGGCGACGAGATGCTCCAGATTGGCCCCGAACGATCCTCCGGCGAGCATCGGATGCACCACCACATCGTCCTCGGCGATGCCCAAGGTCGCGGCGGCGGCGGCGCGGGCGAGGCCGGGCGCTTGCGTCGGCATCCACACTTCCAGCCGCCCGCCCGAAAATTGCGCGGTCGCGGTCATCGTCTCGATCGCGGCATGCACGGCGAGCCCGGCGCGATACTCCGCCGTCACCACGTTCGCGCCCTTGAACGCCGCCGACAGATCGCCCTGCGACGCCATGCGCGTGCCCGGCCCGTCCAGCGCGGCGGTGAGCGCGGCGTCGATCGATGCGGTGCCGATGATCGCGCCGGTCGTGGCGAAGCGCGGCTTCAGCGCATCCAGCGCCTTGTTCGCCGCCCACCAGGTGTTCGCCACCGCCGCGACCCAGCGGTCGTTCGTCACCACCGCCAGCACGCCGCGCACCCGGTCGGCGGCGGCGCGATCGACCCGGACCAGTTTGCTGTCGCCGACCGGCCCCTGCCGGATGCTGGCGAAGACCATGTCGGGCAGGCGGATGTCTCCGGCGAAATTGGCCGATCCATCCACCTTGGCCGGCACGTCCAGCCGGGGCAGCGACTTGCCGTAAAGACGATCGCCGCCGCCGTCGCCGCGCAACGGGATCGGATGCGGCACCTTGCCGCCCGCCGCCTCAGCCGCGAGTTCGGCGAAACGCAGTTTCTTGTCGCCGTGCACGACGAAGCCGGCGGTCGCGCCGCACGATTGCCAGTCCACGCCCCAGCGCGCCGCCGCCGCCTTGCTCAGCAGGATCCGCGCCGCCGCGCCGCCTGCGCGCAACACGTCCTCGAACGCGCGCACCGAGGTCGATCCGCCGGTCAGCACCAGCGCCTGACGCTGGACATGCCCGGCGCGCAGCGGGGCGGGCAGTGCGTCGAACGCGCCCTCGAACAGCTCGTCCGCGCCCAGTGCATTGGCGTAGAGCGGGTTGAGCGGCGCGGGCTGCACCCCGACGGTGCGCCAGTCCGCGCCGAGTTCGTCGGCCAGGATCTGCGGCAGAGTGGTGTAGACCCCCTGGCCATGTTCGCATTGCGGCACCGCGACGGTGACATGCCCGTCCTCGCCGATCTTCAGCCACGCCCCGAACACCGTTTCGCCCTTCACCGCGGTCAGGTTCGAGGCATAATCGCGCGGCCACACGGCCCAGGCGACCAGCAGTCCGACGCCCGCCCCGCCACCGATCAGCAAGGTGCGCCGGTCGATACTGGCCAGGGTGTCGCGGGCGCTCATGGAGATGCTCTATCGCGGGCGGGGGAGTGGGGGAAGGCGCTCTTTCTCCCCTCCCTGGAAGGGAGGGGTTGGGGGTGGGTCGCTCTCGAAGGAGCGTTGTCCCCACCCCATACCAACCCCCCCCCGGCCCCTCCCTTCCAGGGAGGGGAGCTTAGCCGACCGCCGCCAAGGCCCGGTACGTCGCCTTCAACGACACCTTGTCGATCTTCTCGGTCCCCAATCGCGGCAACGGCTCGAGCGACGTCCAGATCCGCTGCGGCACCTTGAACGCCGCGATATGCGCGGACAGGTACGCGCACAGTTCGTCGGCGGTCATCTCCTCGCCCGGGCGGTAGACGACCACCGCCGCCGGCACCTCGCCGTAGCGTTCGTCGGCCAGCCCGAACACCGCCGCCTCCGCCACGCGCGGATTCTCGTAGATCGCCGCCTCGACCTCCTGGCAGGAGATGTTCTCGCCGCCGCGGATGATGATGTCCTTCTTGCGATCGACGATGAACAGATAGCCTTCCGCGTCGAGATAGCCGATATCGCCGGTCAGGAAGTAGCGGTCGGCGGTGAAGGCGGCGGCGGTCGCCTCCGGCCGGCCCCAATATTCCTTG is a window of Sphingomonas sp. Leaf357 DNA encoding:
- the hemH gene encoding ferrochelatase, coding for MILPPDHPVIPKPKIGVLLTNLGTPDGPDAKSVKRYLREFLSDRRVVEIPPIAWQPILRGIILNTRPKKSAHAYGLVWREDGSPLAAITRLQAAGLKHAFGPAVLVDWAMRYGNPAIADRLAAMKAAGCERILIAPLYPQYCAATTATANDKAFEALAKMRWQPALRTLPPYHDDAGYIAALKASVERGLAALDFEPEAIVASFHGMPQRTLELGDPYHCHCQKTARLLGEALKETLGGREITIAFQSRFGRAKWLTPATDTILEALPGKGVKKVAIFAPGFSADCLETLEELAIRGRESFEQAGGTHFAYLPCLNDSDTGIDMLRSLIARELEGWTPRP
- a CDS encoding nucleoside deaminase produces the protein MPAPMRVALDAAARAAAAGEVPVGAVVTRAGEVIAIAANAPRTLHDPTAHAEILAIRAAALALGTDRLEDCDLWVTLEPCQMCAGAIAHARIARLYYGADDVKGGAVAHGARFFGQATCHHRPDVYSGIGEVEAGALLRDFFAARR
- a CDS encoding esterase-like activity of phytase family protein translates to MRTWLLILLLPVLTPGWDGPSRLGLLGPRVEFSATPVALDAADPARRRVGRLTYLGGVELKSPDLVFGGFSSLMVERKRFTLLSDGGNIVRFDMDAKWRIGARQFAELPGGPDNGWRKRDRDSESMIVDRRTGDVLIGFEFANAIWRYDHQLTAVHAHAAPRVMHRWYENGGPEAMVRMPDGATIVFAETVQPKARDGSKTPGRIAIRFAGDPTVRPNAGFGFVYLPPTDYDPSDAALLPDGRILVLNRKFALPFDFTAKLTIVDPRAIRPGARVRGEEIATFAAPLLHDNFEGLAVLREGPDTVIWMVSDDNQLFLQRSLLLKFRLEP
- the rpmB gene encoding 50S ribosomal protein L28; the encoded protein is MSRICELTGKGRMVGNNVSHANNKTKRTFLPNLQNVTLMSDALGTSVKLRVSTHGLRSVEHVGGLDNWLVKTTDDKLSLRARRLKRDVRKKLDTAVAA
- a CDS encoding hemolysin family protein; protein product: MAPLPPFPWIDVAIILALIALNGVFAMSELAIVSARKARLEAMARAGKRGARAAMLLAADPGKFLSTVQIGITLIGILAGAYSGASLGAPVAARLGWLGFSQETTGTIGFALVIGLTTYASLIVGELVPKQIALRAPETIAAFMAPTMRWIAWGTAPLGVLLDSSSALLFKLMRLKRETEDHVTAEELHLIVAEASKSGVIEEHERSIISGVVRLADRPVREVMTPRTEIEWIDIGLEEDGIRAALLGMTHSRLPVAEGSVDAVIGVVQARDIAIALLGNAPLDLRALLRPAPVVLDQLDAMDALSALRLAEVPMALLHDEYGHFEGIVTPADLLAAIAGEFASDSNPEDSPSVVVRDDGSLLVSGQMAVDALAERLGLDLPEDRDYATVAGLALAVFRHLPGEGESFVQQGWKFEVVDLDGRRIDKLLVSAVVHARG
- a CDS encoding xanthine dehydrogenase family protein molybdopterin-binding subunit — encoded protein: MSARDTLASIDRRTLLIGGGAGVGLLVAWAVWPRDYASNLTAVKGETVFGAWLKIGEDGHVTVAVPQCEHGQGVYTTLPQILADELGADWRTVGVQPAPLNPLYANALGADELFEGAFDALPAPLRAGHVQRQALVLTGGSTSVRAFEDVLRAGGAAARILLSKAAAARWGVDWQSCGATAGFVVHGDKKLRFAELAAEAAGGKVPHPIPLRGDGGGDRLYGKSLPRLDVPAKVDGSANFAGDIRLPDMVFASIRQGPVGDSKLVRVDRAAADRVRGVLAVVTNDRWVAAVANTWWAANKALDALKPRFATTGAIIGTASIDAALTAALDGPGTRMASQGDLSAAFKGANVVTAEYRAGLAVHAAIETMTATAQFSGGRLEVWMPTQAPGLARAAAAATLGIAEDDVVVHPMLAGGSFGANLEHLVAEQAALLARELKRPVQLVWSRSEDLLHDRYRPPAAARMTARLAANGQIVGWLAKIAAPATGRELAARLMPSDRIANLAMKAVGRGDAYAVGGAKPFYRIPSFAVDHHPAEIGVPTGHWRSGAHSTNCFFTECFLDELAHVASSEPVSYRIGMLGGDARLARCLSTAASLGGWEGGIPGSGQGIACHSFRGSYIAVLVEAHIGEGQAISVDRIVAAVDCGRQVNPDVVLQAIESGLIFGMAQAIGASTGFTENLADARTLSDLNLPRLADTPDITVELIRSEAEPGGVSELAVPPVAPAIANALQSATGFRLRGLPLRTGAG
- a CDS encoding OmpA family protein; its protein translation is MPAPKLLIGAAMVALITVSGCVTDPETGQRSISKTALGGIGGALGGYLLGDIVGGRNDRTAKIVGAGLGGIAGAGIGAYMDKQERELRARTAGTDVQVIRQGDDLILNIPSGINFAYNSADVQPQFRSTLDRVADVLGQYRETYIDVYGHTDSTGSDDYNQGLSERRAISVADYLSGHGVQSARIATRGYGETQPIASNDTEQGRAANRRVEIKIVPISQNDLRR
- the phbB gene encoding acetoacetyl-CoA reductase; this translates as MARVAIVTGGTRGIGEAISLALKDMGLTVAANYAGNDERAREFTERTGIKAYKWDVSDYDACQAGCAQVAADLGDVDIVVNNAGITRDGTILKMTYQDWKEVMDTNLGGCFNMAKAVFPGMRNRKWGRIVNIGSINGQAGQYGQVNYAAAKSGIHGFTKALAQEGARAGVTVNAIAPGYIDTDMVAAVPADVLEKIVAKIPVGRLGQAHEIARGVAFLCSEEGGFVTGSTLSINGGQHMY
- a CDS encoding glycine zipper 2TM domain-containing protein, whose protein sequence is MFKKFTLAVTALAMGSAALVSATPASAQRYNGGYYGDQYDRDQVQYRDYRGDRGYYRDDRANYRDNRNYRDDRRYYNNRRSNRCDNTGGTVIGAIAGGLLGNTVAGRGDRLLGTVLGAGAGALAGRAIDRSDDPRGCRR